One part of the Amphiura filiformis chromosome 5, Afil_fr2py, whole genome shotgun sequence genome encodes these proteins:
- the LOC140152573 gene encoding UDP-glucuronosyltransferase 2B15-like, whose amino-acid sequence MKNMMMSLDGILPQLFLCFYSLHSVCAYDFLIHGADGSGSHYYVATAIGKELVYRGNNVTILVSDMYSNSSSKHDDNSHLFDFIVYKSMVTEREYQDLMTRIVKTALYGDMISMIKVLELGNVLIFDQCKSVLVDDAVIRRLQHQKFDFIIGDSWWACIALVAQLLDTPFALLSPTAVSMSLHSQVNVCPTNPAYIPELVSGLDTKMNFIERVSNTVILSMNFIAYRLCLPPYDQLKVDLNIKPEISTYEALGKAELFFVNTNFVLDFSRPLMPHVVPVGGLTTKPSRPLNEEVESFVQSSEDGVIIFSLGGYCSITEQPMADMFAEALSQVSQNVIWKRRGKAPQRIPSNVKMMDYIPQNDLLGHPKTRLLIYQCGINGVFEALYHGVPIICIPIFLDQFDNAQRVVSRGIGLRLDIKTLTSKELLDAINTVLGDESFKSNMEKLSDIFRDDDKTPAERAADWAEFAARHNGTKHLRSAAHDLTFMQYHLIDVWAFIIGCIVLFLGLLITCCWLTLRLLCGSSIKIKKD is encoded by the exons ATGAAGAATATGATGATGTCATTAGATGGAATATTGCCGCAACTATTTTTATGCTTCTATTCACTTCATTCTGTGTGCGCCTATGATTTTCTGATTCATGGTGCAGATGGCAGTGGAAGTCATTACTATGTTGCAACTGCGATAGGAAAAGAGTTGGTCTATAGAGGCAACAATGTCACTATACTTGTCAGCGATATGTATTCCAATTCCTCGTCTAAACATGACGATAATTCACATCTGTTTGATTTCATTGTTTATAAGTCTATGGTAACGGAGAGAGAATATCAAGATTTAATGACACGGATCGTTAAAACGGCTTTATATGGTGACATGATCTCAATGATAAAAGTTCTCGAATTAGGTAATGTTTTAATATTCGATCAATGCAAATCTGTACTGGTTGACGATGCCGTAATTCGTCGACTTCAGCATCAAAAGTTTGACTTCATCATTGGTGACTCCTGGTGGGCCTGCATCGCGCTGGTGGCTCAACTTCTAGATACTCCATTTGCGCTTCTGTCGCCAACTGCAGTGAGCATGTCACTACACTCTCAGGTCAATGTATGTCCTACAAATCCAGCATATATTCCTGAACTAGTTTCTGGTCTTGATACAAAAATGAATTTCATCGAACGTGTTTCAAATACTGTAATTCTAAGTATGAATTTCATCGCGTATAGACTTTGCTTACCACCTTACGATCAGTTAAAAGTTGATCTTAACATTAAACCAGAAATATCAACGTATGAGGCTTTAGGGAAGGCTGAATTGTTTTTTGTTAATACTAACTTTGTGCTTGATTTTTCTCGGCCTTTAATGCCACACGTGGTTCCAGTTGGAGGATTAACAACGAAACCATCACGCCCGCTGAACgag GAGGTAGAATCGTTCGTGCAAAGTTCCGAGGATGGCGTAATCATCTTCTCCTTAGGGGGTTACTGTTCTATAACGGAGCAACCTATGGCGGATATGTTTGCGGAGGCTCTTTCACAAGTATCGCAAAATGTCATATGGAAACGTCGAGGAAAAGCACCCCAAAGGATACCGTCTAATGTCAAAATGATGGATTACATACCCCAAAATGATCTTTTAG GTCATCCCAAGACTCGACTTCTCATTTACCAATGTGGCATTAATGGCGTCTTCGAAGCACTCTACCACGGTGTACCAATCATCTGTATACCAATTTTCCTCGACCAGTTTGACAACGCGCAACGTGTAGTTTCTAGAGGCATAGGACTCCGACTAGATATAAAGACGCTGACAAGTAAAGAACTCCTGGATGCTATAAATACCGTGCTTGGTGATGAAAG TTTTAAATCTAACATGGAGAAATTGTCCGACATATTCCGCGATGACGATAAGACACCTGCTGAACGAGCTGCTGACTGGGCCGAGTTTGCTGCAAGACACAATGGCACGAAGCATCTACGATCTGCAGCGCATGATTTAACCTTTATGCAGTATCATTTGATAGACGTTTGGGCATTCATTATTGGGTGTATAGTTTTGTTCTTAGGCTTGCTTATCACTTGTTGTTGGCTTACCTTAAGGCTTTTATGTGGTTCTTCTATAAAGATCAAAAAAGATTAA